In the genome of Trueperaceae bacterium, the window ACGTTGACGCCGATCTTGTTGTCCATGCGGTAGTCGACGTTCCCGTTGCCCGTGCGGAAGTGGTAGTTCGGGTTTCGCGGGTCGCCGACGCCGCCCATGCCCACGATGCTGACGACGTACCCGTACGCCTTCGGATCGCGCGGGAAGCGGAGCAGCATCTCCACGCACGGGTACGTCTCGCCGGAATCGTACATGTCGGCTGGCGTGGCGCCGCTGTTGACCTCGAGGCGCGGGTCGATCACGCGCGTGTCGCCGCGTACCAAGGCCGCCATGCGAGCTATCGGCTTGGCGCCGGCCGGGATGCTCGTTGCGCCCTCCGGCACCTCGAACACTTCCACGCTCACGTTGTCACGGTCCGTGTCCTGGATGTTCGCGGGCGAGTTGTGGAAGTACCAGACCTCACGCTCACGGGTGTCGAGCACCTTCGCGTCGGGAAGCAGCAGGTCGCTGAGGAGCCCGTAATCGCCCGTGGTGGTCCACCGGTAGCGGTAGTTACCGCTCGTGGCGCCCTTCGGCAGCACCGTGAACTTCACGGAGGACTCGTCCCTCGTGACGACGCCCTCGGACGGGGAGAGCGCGAACAGGGCCGGCGCCGAGACGGCGGACCACGCGACCTCCGGCCAGGAGGCACTCAAGTCGTACATGACCTTCCCGACGTCGGTACCCACCAGCACAGCCTGGACGACCGCCAGTATCGCCGTGGCGCTCGCCCGCGCAGTGAGGCGCGCCTCCAACGCGTCGATAGACACCTTGTTCTGGGCACTCTCCCCCAGCGCGTCGCGGATCATGTTCGCCATGTCGAGCCGATAGGCGCTGTTCTCCACCATCTCCTGCAGCACGAACTTCATGCCCTGCACGTAACCGGTGGGCCCGGCCTTCAGGTAGACGCCCAGGCCCATCAGGTGCTTGTCGTAGATGAGGCGCACGCGCTCGCGCATCTTCGAGAGCCTCGCCGCGTCGAGCTGCGCCATGTTGCCGAGGCCGTACACCTCGACGAGCGGCACGAGGATCTGGTCCAAGAAGAGGTCCACCGACTTGTCAAGCGCGATGTCGTCCCAGGCGTCATGCTCGCCCGCGAAGCGCGGGTCGGTCATGATAGGCGAGCTACCGCCTGCCACGCTCGGCCCCACCAGCACGAGTTCGTAGTGCGTGCTCTTCGCTCCTTCGTGGCCGACGAGGCGCAGGGGCTCGCTCGTCTCCGGCACCCACGGGGCGTCGAAGGTGACCGCGTCCCAGAGCGCGTTCATGAGCTCCAGCTGATCGGTGGCCGGAACGTCGACCTGTTCGACGAGCTTGGGCGGGCTCACCTCGGTCTCCGCACCGTCGAGGTCCTCCCAGCTCACCTCGTAGGCGAGCAGGGCGGCGGGGCGGCGGTAGGAGTTCTGCGCCACGACACCCGGGCCAACGATGGCGCCTAGTTCGTGCTCCCTGGGGCGCTGAAGCGGGTCGGCACAACCACTGCCATATCATGTACAATTGACATGTACAGGAGGTGGATGGTGCGTACAGTCAGCGTAAGCGAAACCCGCGAGAACCTCGCCGAGTTACTTGCCGCCGTTGAAGGTGGTGAGGAGATCGTCATCGTCCGCCGCCAACGCCCGGTCGCCAAGCTCGTGGCAGTCGACAAGCCTATGACGGCCTTCCTCGACCGCAGCGAACTCAGGAGCGAGATCCCGCCTATGCAACACCCCGCCGTCCAGACCGTCCGCGAACTTCGCAACGACGAACGGTACTGAGTGCTGTACCTGGACACTAGCGCACTCCTGCCGTACTACCGACAGGAAGCGCACAGCCCAGCGATACAGCGACTCCTCTTGCGGGGGGACCGGCCCGTTCTGATCAGCGACCTGACACGCCTCGAGTTCGCAAGCGCGCTCTCACGCTGGGTCCGCATGCACGAGGTCGAAGAGCGCCACGCCCAACGCTTGAGCCGCGCGTTCGACGACGACATCAAGGCGAACCGCTACACCCTGTGCCGCAACACTCTCGAGCATACGGACCTCGCACGACAGTGGCTCCTCGCACGCAACACCTCACTACGTACACTCGACGCCCTTCACCTCGCCTGCGCGGCCACCGAAGAGGCGATCCTCGTGACGCTCGACGGCGCCTTACATGCCGCCGCCATAGGCCTGGGCATCAAAGTCCACGACCTCTAGGGTCACGCCGTCGCCCCGTACTTCTCGGCCTGCAGCCACCACAGCTCCGCGTACTCGCCGCCGCGCCTGAGCAGCTCGGCGTGGTCGCCC includes:
- a CDS encoding type II toxin-antitoxin system prevent-host-death family antitoxin translates to MYRRWMVRTVSVSETRENLAELLAAVEGGEEIVIVRRQRPVAKLVAVDKPMTAFLDRSELRSEIPPMQHPAVQTVRELRNDERY
- a CDS encoding type II toxin-antitoxin system VapC family toxin; this translates as MLYLDTSALLPYYRQEAHSPAIQRLLLRGDRPVLISDLTRLEFASALSRWVRMHEVEERHAQRLSRAFDDDIKANRYTLCRNTLEHTDLARQWLLARNTSLRTLDALHLACAATEEAILVTLDGALHAAAIGLGIKVHDL